The Zobellia alginiliquefaciens genome contains a region encoding:
- a CDS encoding head GIN domain-containing protein → MKKLTFLALALFFSAGVLAQKENTKDLDKFTELKVYDRIIVSLVKSNENKIVITGDDRDEIKITNKNGLLKIKMEFDNFLDGNEAKATLYYTEDLSLIDSNENAKIRSDETVEGSRVEIKTQEGGHIDLKVNIKDLYTKSITGGEVTLTGSATQQEVMVNTGGKIYNKQLDTDKTTVVVNAGGRADVKASDKVTAKVRAGGSIYIYGNPKTIDRDKVFGGKIKEMD, encoded by the coding sequence ATGAAAAAATTGACATTCCTTGCCCTTGCCCTGTTCTTTTCAGCAGGTGTTTTGGCACAAAAAGAAAACACCAAGGATTTAGATAAATTCACAGAGCTTAAGGTCTACGACCGTATCATCGTCTCCCTTGTAAAAAGTAATGAAAACAAGATTGTAATTACAGGTGATGATAGAGATGAAATAAAAATCACAAACAAAAATGGCCTCCTAAAAATAAAAATGGAGTTCGATAATTTTTTGGACGGAAACGAGGCCAAAGCAACCTTATATTATACCGAAGACCTCTCCCTAATCGATTCAAACGAAAATGCCAAAATTCGCTCCGATGAAACCGTTGAGGGGAGCCGTGTAGAAATCAAAACCCAAGAAGGCGGGCACATAGATCTTAAAGTGAACATCAAAGACCTATATACAAAATCTATCACCGGAGGTGAGGTGACGCTTACCGGTTCTGCCACACAGCAGGAAGTGATGGTAAACACAGGTGGTAAAATTTACAACAAACAACTTGATACCGACAAAACTACAGTAGTGGTCAATGCCGGTGGTAGAGCAGATGTAAAAGCTTCGGATAAAGTAACTGCCAAAGTACGTGCCGGTGGCTCTATCTACATTTACGGAAATCCAAAAACTATTGATCGAGACAAGGTTTTTGGCGGAAAAATAAAAGAAATGGACTAA
- a CDS encoding formylglycine-generating enzyme family protein — MKIQLTKVTLFACLVGAVFQSCKSSNTVTTVEKTTVETTEEKVVEKIPAEASAETSNGYTETVPETDKSFDMVLIPEGSFTMGSPESEANRKADEGPQKEVELDAFYMAKHELTWDLFELFFKQNKELFVKLDDDRVVKIDAITRPSPPYEDPSYGMGKDGFPAVSMSAYSALVYCKWLSTVTGKFYRLPTEAEWEYAAKAGTESAYSFGDDIAAIGDYAVYYKNSESKYAKVGSKKPNPWGLYDMHGNAAEWTLDEYKEDAYATTDKKNPWVTPAVIHPRSYRGGSWDDDADKLRSSARTASSLKQQKRDPQIPKSFWWFTDSNYVGFRLVSPKVQPSEEEQKQFWQTVLDE, encoded by the coding sequence ATGAAAATCCAGTTGACCAAAGTTACCTTATTTGCCTGTCTCGTTGGGGCGGTATTTCAATCTTGTAAATCTTCAAACACAGTAACCACTGTAGAAAAAACTACAGTAGAAACGACCGAGGAAAAAGTCGTAGAAAAAATACCTGCAGAAGCATCTGCGGAAACGTCAAACGGCTATACGGAAACCGTTCCCGAAACCGATAAGAGTTTTGATATGGTGCTTATTCCCGAAGGCTCTTTTACCATGGGAAGTCCAGAATCGGAAGCGAATAGAAAAGCGGATGAAGGCCCTCAAAAAGAGGTGGAGCTAGATGCTTTTTATATGGCAAAGCATGAGCTAACGTGGGATTTATTCGAGCTTTTCTTCAAACAGAACAAAGAACTTTTTGTGAAGCTAGATGATGACCGCGTGGTAAAAATAGATGCCATTACACGTCCTAGTCCACCTTATGAAGACCCTTCATACGGTATGGGAAAAGATGGTTTTCCTGCAGTGAGTATGTCTGCTTATTCCGCATTGGTGTATTGCAAATGGTTGAGTACGGTAACCGGTAAATTCTACCGCCTGCCAACGGAAGCTGAGTGGGAGTACGCTGCCAAAGCGGGAACGGAAAGTGCCTATAGTTTTGGAGATGATATCGCGGCCATTGGCGACTATGCGGTATATTACAAAAACTCGGAGAGCAAGTATGCTAAGGTAGGTTCTAAAAAACCAAATCCTTGGGGTTTGTATGATATGCACGGTAACGCCGCCGAGTGGACATTAGATGAATACAAAGAAGATGCCTATGCCACTACGGATAAGAAAAACCCGTGGGTAACACCGGCCGTTATTCACCCGCGATCTTACAGAGGTGGTTCTTGGGATGACGATGCCGATAAGCTTCGTTCGTCCGCACGAACGGCATCCAGTTTAAAACAACAGAAGCGTGATCCTCAGATTCCTAAGAGTTTTTGGTGGTTTACAGATTCCAATTATGTTGGTTTTAGATTGGTGAGCCCTAAGGTGCAACCTAGCGAAGAAGAGCAGAAACAATTCTGGCAGACGGTTCTAGATGAATAG
- a CDS encoding YceI family protein: protein MKKAVFLVLFVSLTWLGQAQEYALSDASKMTISGSSTVHDWEVAANTVNATLEYDGTAPKKINLEVAVEDIKSERGAAMDKKMHEALKKEEHPNVTFKLVEVKNTSILVGTLNIAGTEKSVEIPVTMETVSDGLKITGQKKLILQDYGMEPPTAMFGQIIVGDEVTVNFDLTFSK from the coding sequence ATGAAAAAAGCAGTTTTTCTAGTACTTTTTGTGAGCTTAACTTGGTTAGGCCAGGCGCAAGAATATGCACTTTCTGACGCCAGTAAAATGACCATTTCGGGCTCATCTACCGTTCATGATTGGGAAGTAGCGGCCAACACCGTGAATGCCACCTTAGAATACGATGGAACGGCCCCAAAGAAAATTAATTTGGAAGTGGCCGTAGAAGATATTAAAAGTGAGCGTGGTGCCGCGATGGATAAAAAAATGCACGAAGCCCTAAAAAAGGAGGAACACCCAAATGTTACTTTTAAACTTGTGGAGGTAAAGAATACATCTATTTTGGTAGGCACTTTAAATATTGCGGGAACGGAAAAGTCCGTAGAAATTCCGGTAACTATGGAAACAGTTTCTGACGGTCTTAAAATTACGGGACAAAAGAAATTGATATTACAAGATTACGGAATGGAGCCCCCAACGGCTATGTTCGGTCAGATTATTGTTGGTGATGAGGTAACCGTAAATTTCGATTTGACATTTTCAAAATAG
- a CDS encoding M20 metallopeptidase family protein, with amino-acid sequence MDSHQIIKSLALRFAPDFVEIRRHLHQNPELSFQEYNTCAYLKEQLLSLGVTDIESVASTGLLATINGDKPGKTVLLRSDIDALPILEENKIDYASGNPGVMHACGHDAHSASLLLCSKILLELKGDFSGTVKLLFQPAEELSPGGAIKVMQEKAYTDLGRIPHIGQHVRPDMPVGKVGFRSGKFMASMDELFLTIKGKGGHAAMPEKLIDPVLISSHIIVAAQQLVSRMADPKVPSVLSFGKVIANGAINVIPDEVTIEGTFRTFDETWRKSALEKLTKLVTTMAEAMGGSCELKINHGYPHLKNEALLTEDLRSHAQAYLGEEKVEELDQWMAAEDFAYYSQQHPACFYMLGVGNVEKNIQSGLHTPTFNIDESALEIGGGLMAWLAIKTLSV; translated from the coding sequence ATGGATAGTCATCAAATAATTAAAAGTCTTGCCTTAAGATTTGCGCCTGATTTTGTAGAAATACGAAGGCACCTGCACCAAAATCCTGAACTGTCATTTCAAGAATATAATACCTGCGCTTATCTTAAAGAGCAGTTGTTATCGCTTGGAGTAACCGATATTGAATCGGTGGCAAGCACAGGGCTTCTGGCTACTATAAATGGAGATAAACCCGGTAAGACGGTGCTATTGCGTTCAGATATTGATGCCCTACCAATTCTTGAAGAAAATAAGATTGACTATGCTTCGGGAAACCCTGGGGTCATGCACGCCTGTGGCCATGATGCACATAGCGCTTCCCTTTTGTTGTGCTCCAAGATTCTTTTGGAGTTAAAAGGTGATTTCTCGGGAACTGTAAAACTGTTGTTTCAACCTGCAGAAGAATTGAGTCCGGGTGGGGCAATTAAAGTCATGCAGGAGAAAGCATATACTGACTTGGGGCGCATTCCCCACATTGGGCAACACGTACGGCCAGATATGCCGGTCGGAAAAGTAGGTTTTCGCTCTGGGAAATTTATGGCTAGTATGGACGAACTTTTTTTGACCATTAAAGGGAAGGGTGGTCATGCCGCCATGCCCGAAAAATTGATTGATCCGGTATTGATATCCTCACATATTATTGTTGCTGCGCAACAACTCGTTAGCCGTATGGCCGATCCCAAAGTACCTTCCGTACTTTCTTTTGGTAAGGTAATTGCCAACGGAGCTATAAATGTAATTCCGGACGAGGTAACCATCGAGGGTACGTTTAGGACTTTTGATGAAACCTGGCGAAAATCGGCATTGGAAAAACTGACTAAATTGGTTACGACTATGGCAGAGGCTATGGGCGGGAGCTGTGAACTTAAAATTAACCATGGGTATCCACATTTAAAAAATGAGGCGCTGTTAACGGAGGATTTACGTAGCCACGCACAAGCATATTTGGGAGAAGAAAAGGTAGAAGAACTAGACCAATGGATGGCAGCGGAAGATTTCGCATACTACAGCCAGCAGCATCCGGCTTGTTTCTATATGCTGGGTGTGGGCAATGTTGAAAAAAATATTCAATCTGGACTTCATACCCCCACTTTTAATATTGATGAATCTGCCTTGGAAATTGGCGGCGGACTCATGGCTTGGCTTGCCATCAAAACACTTTCCGTATAA
- a CDS encoding PSD1 and planctomycete cytochrome C domain-containing protein, which produces MKYKVVILAVLAGLIGFLFMYKKGVFQTETNAYADMKLPETVDYNFHIKPILSDNCYTCHGPDANKRKAGLRLDIEEAAFSELKEKPGHFPIVSKNLKKSEVYKVIVSDDDDILMPPVDSQLALNSYEKKLIKKWIEQGAKFEKHWAYISPEKDKLPVTENTEWAQNEIDGFILGKLEDKGLSPSEKAPIETLIRRISLDLTGLPPLPEQVDKLIAKGDIDEIIDTFLALPAYGERMTQSWLDVARYADSHGYQDDSYRTMWPWRDWVIHAFNENLPYDEFLTWQLAGDLLPNATKEQILATGFNRNHPITQEGGIVQEEYRTNYVLDRTNTLGKGILGITLECAQCHDHKYDAISQANYFEMFAFFNQVDEKGLQMTAPPAAKLRYFADPPYIKISKEETENVLSFINMDSLPEINVMVMNDSAPKTTYILNRGQYDQPADSVSPKTPEAIFSFSDNLPKNRLGLAQWLTDSKNPLTARVYVNRIWAMLFGKGLVETAGDFGVQGSLPTHPGLLDWLAVDFMEHRWDTKYLLKKIMQSATYQQKSELRPEIKKADPENKLLARAPRFRMSGEMIRDYILTTSGLLNPELGGPSVKPYQPAGLWEETNAGGNRGILTKYIPDQGEDLYRRSLYTFWKRTLPPPNMTIFDAPTRDFSEVKRQKTNTPLQALVLQNDVQVLEAARVLAQRSIKQQPDNPKLVEDLFKRILVRSPRKEELLTLNTYYHSALDQYTNDLESAEKLLAAGDYEQIDVHPAKAAALMLTAQVIYNLDETITKE; this is translated from the coding sequence ATGAAATATAAGGTAGTTATTTTAGCAGTTTTGGCAGGTTTGATTGGATTCCTTTTTATGTACAAGAAAGGAGTATTCCAAACGGAAACGAATGCGTATGCAGATATGAAACTTCCAGAGACGGTAGATTATAATTTTCATATCAAACCCATCCTTTCCGATAATTGTTATACCTGCCATGGTCCGGATGCCAACAAAAGAAAGGCCGGTTTACGGTTGGATATTGAGGAAGCCGCTTTTTCTGAATTGAAAGAAAAACCGGGCCACTTTCCTATTGTATCTAAAAATTTAAAGAAAAGTGAGGTATATAAGGTTATCGTCTCCGATGATGATGACATTCTGATGCCCCCAGTAGATTCGCAATTGGCTTTGAATTCCTATGAGAAGAAACTCATTAAAAAATGGATAGAACAGGGTGCTAAATTTGAAAAACACTGGGCGTATATCTCCCCGGAAAAAGATAAACTTCCAGTAACCGAAAATACAGAGTGGGCGCAGAATGAAATAGATGGGTTCATTCTGGGTAAATTAGAGGATAAGGGACTTTCGCCTTCCGAAAAAGCACCCATAGAAACACTCATACGCAGAATAAGTCTGGATTTAACAGGCTTACCTCCGCTTCCCGAACAGGTAGATAAGTTAATTGCCAAAGGCGATATTGATGAAATTATAGACACCTTTTTAGCGTTGCCCGCTTATGGTGAGCGTATGACGCAATCTTGGTTGGATGTAGCACGTTATGCGGATTCTCACGGATATCAAGATGATAGTTACCGTACCATGTGGCCGTGGCGTGATTGGGTGATTCATGCCTTCAACGAAAATTTACCTTATGATGAGTTTCTGACCTGGCAATTGGCGGGAGACCTTTTGCCCAATGCTACCAAAGAACAGATTCTGGCTACGGGTTTCAATCGAAATCATCCAATAACTCAAGAAGGGGGTATTGTACAAGAAGAATATCGTACCAATTACGTTTTGGATCGCACTAATACGCTAGGAAAGGGAATTTTGGGTATTACTTTGGAATGTGCGCAGTGCCATGACCATAAATACGATGCCATTTCTCAGGCCAATTATTTTGAGATGTTCGCTTTTTTTAACCAAGTGGATGAAAAGGGGCTGCAGATGACCGCTCCTCCGGCAGCAAAACTTAGGTATTTTGCAGATCCACCTTATATCAAAATTTCAAAAGAAGAAACGGAAAATGTGCTTTCGTTCATTAATATGGATAGTCTTCCGGAAATCAATGTGATGGTGATGAACGATTCGGCACCAAAGACCACCTATATTTTAAATAGGGGACAATATGACCAGCCAGCAGATTCTGTGAGTCCAAAAACACCCGAAGCTATTTTTTCTTTCTCCGATAATTTGCCTAAAAACAGATTAGGTCTTGCCCAGTGGCTTACGGATAGTAAAAACCCGCTTACGGCGCGGGTGTATGTCAATCGTATTTGGGCCATGTTATTTGGTAAGGGGTTAGTGGAAACCGCTGGGGATTTTGGTGTTCAGGGGAGCCTTCCTACACATCCCGGGTTGTTAGATTGGTTGGCGGTAGATTTTATGGAGCACAGATGGGACACCAAGTATTTGCTTAAGAAAATAATGCAATCCGCTACCTACCAACAGAAATCGGAATTACGACCGGAAATCAAAAAAGCGGACCCTGAAAATAAATTGTTGGCACGTGCACCTCGTTTTAGAATGAGTGGCGAAATGATTAGAGATTATATTTTGACCACCAGCGGATTGCTCAATCCGGAGTTGGGTGGCCCCAGTGTAAAACCTTACCAACCTGCTGGTTTGTGGGAAGAAACGAATGCCGGTGGTAACCGGGGAATATTAACGAAATACATTCCCGATCAAGGCGAAGATTTATACCGTCGTTCTCTGTATACATTTTGGAAGCGCACATTACCACCGCCCAATATGACCATTTTTGATGCGCCCACCCGCGACTTTTCGGAAGTGAAAAGGCAAAAAACTAATACGCCCTTACAGGCATTGGTGCTGCAGAATGATGTACAGGTATTGGAAGCGGCAAGAGTTTTGGCACAACGGAGTATTAAGCAACAACCGGACAATCCCAAGTTGGTCGAAGACCTATTTAAACGCATTTTGGTCCGTAGTCCCCGTAAAGAAGAACTATTGACGTTGAATACCTATTATCACAGTGCACTTGATCAGTATACAAACGATTTAGAGAGTGCTGAGAAATTGTTGGCCGCAGGCGATTACGAACAGATAGACGTACACCCTGCAAAAGCAGCGGCATTGATGTTGACTGCTCAAGTTATTTACAATTTAGACGAAACCATTACAAAAGAATAA
- a CDS encoding DUF1501 domain-containing protein: MKEEKKNNENPLKVNRRHFFSQLSVGIGSLALGSLLIPDLFKGGGAQPLAQQPLGIPHFAPKAKRVIYLFQAGGPSQFESFDYKPTLKKRMGEDLPESIRNGQRLTGMTSGQDKFPLMPSATNFKQHGQSGAWVSDYFPHIAKIADEITVVKSMHTDAINHDPAITFFQTGSQISGRPSMGSWMSYGLGSENKNLPSFVVLTSRGKGNSQGLYSKLWSSGFLDSKHQGVLLRSGKDPVLYLNDPDGISRSDKRHLLNEVSQLNKMHHVETGDDEIESRIAQYEMAYRMQMSVPDVMDVSKEPESIVKLYGEDCQVPGTYAANALQARRLAENGVRFIQLYHQGWDQHGNLPNAMAGQAKDVDQASAALVMDLKQRGMLEDTLVVWGGEFGRTNFCQGKFDPKDFGRDHHPRAFSIWMAGGGIKPGLNYGKTDEFGYNIVENPVHVHDFHATLMHAMGLDHEQMTYKYQGRRFRLTDVAGNVIKDLLA, from the coding sequence ATGAAAGAGGAGAAAAAAAACAATGAAAATCCGTTAAAAGTAAACAGGCGTCATTTCTTTTCACAATTGAGCGTGGGTATTGGTTCCCTGGCCTTGGGGTCATTACTGATTCCTGATCTGTTTAAAGGCGGAGGTGCACAACCTTTGGCACAGCAACCGCTGGGTATTCCTCATTTTGCTCCCAAGGCAAAACGTGTTATCTATCTTTTTCAAGCGGGTGGCCCCTCGCAATTTGAGAGTTTTGATTACAAGCCTACATTGAAGAAACGCATGGGTGAAGATTTGCCCGAATCCATAAGAAACGGACAGCGGTTAACGGGTATGACATCCGGGCAAGATAAGTTTCCGTTGATGCCATCGGCCACTAATTTCAAACAGCATGGTCAGAGTGGGGCTTGGGTCAGTGACTATTTTCCCCATATTGCCAAAATTGCGGATGAGATTACCGTGGTAAAAAGCATGCATACGGATGCTATCAACCATGATCCGGCCATTACCTTCTTTCAAACGGGAAGTCAGATTTCCGGGCGCCCCAGTATGGGCTCGTGGATGAGTTACGGCCTTGGTAGTGAAAATAAAAACTTGCCCTCTTTTGTGGTTTTGACCTCTAGGGGAAAGGGCAACAGTCAAGGTTTGTATTCCAAATTATGGTCTAGTGGATTTTTAGATTCCAAACACCAAGGGGTTCTGTTGCGCTCGGGTAAAGACCCTGTTCTGTATTTGAATGACCCTGACGGAATCTCAAGATCGGATAAGCGCCATTTGTTGAACGAAGTCTCTCAATTGAACAAAATGCATCATGTGGAAACAGGTGATGACGAAATAGAATCGCGTATTGCGCAATATGAAATGGCATACCGCATGCAAATGTCCGTACCCGATGTAATGGACGTTTCAAAAGAACCGGAATCTATTGTAAAGTTGTACGGGGAGGATTGTCAAGTGCCGGGCACCTATGCTGCAAATGCTTTACAGGCAAGAAGGTTGGCAGAAAACGGAGTTCGCTTTATACAACTGTATCACCAAGGATGGGATCAACACGGTAATTTGCCCAATGCCATGGCGGGGCAGGCGAAAGATGTAGATCAAGCTTCCGCAGCGTTAGTCATGGATTTGAAGCAAAGGGGCATGTTAGAGGATACGTTGGTAGTTTGGGGCGGTGAATTTGGAAGGACGAACTTCTGCCAAGGTAAGTTTGATCCAAAAGATTTTGGTCGTGATCACCACCCACGTGCGTTCAGTATTTGGATGGCTGGAGGAGGTATCAAGCCAGGTCTCAATTATGGTAAGACTGATGAGTTTGGATATAATATTGTTGAAAATCCGGTGCACGTGCATGATTTTCATGCCACCTTAATGCATGCCATGGGATTGGACCACGAGCAAATGACCTATAAATATCAAGGAAGACGTTTCCGATTGACCGATGTTGCCGGGAATGTAATCAAAGACCTATTAGCATAA
- a CDS encoding c-type cytochrome domain-containing protein, whose product MTRILKNRWVDYAILGLSVFLIFCLIFDSYIELPNLVAWLGRWHPLILHFPIVLLLIAVFLGLTGKKVPDELLVVAVLSALVTAVSGFFLGKETLVKGDLLFWHQWLGGGVALVASLWYVLANRGLSGTMYTKVLQVVMVGLVAVTGHYGGMVTHGEEFLALPTNKKEKEIPENPVIYADVVTTILEDKCVSCHNPNKKKGELLMTNLEELLKGGESGQTLIPGDPIKSQLISRLHLPAEDEEHMPPEGKAPLTQSEIEILERWVALGASDTLRFDQLPESEPLVALIKGLKEGDAESKWASLPVVADSTIKNLSNDYLTIERMAANSNALSIDVFSPPEYTAAPIIAMERIAANIVELDLSGLPIGSAEMDFVARCQNLEWLEVDKTPVTDAEVEKLTALKNLRLLKIYETPVTDKSISVFKQLGSLKSLYVWKTELSNEALESLKSENSGLAINYGINPEIETFFVASDSVAIAK is encoded by the coding sequence ATGACCCGTATTCTGAAAAACCGTTGGGTAGACTATGCCATTTTGGGGCTATCCGTATTTCTTATTTTTTGTTTGATTTTCGATTCGTATATAGAGTTGCCAAATCTTGTGGCGTGGCTGGGGCGTTGGCATCCATTGATTCTCCATTTTCCGATTGTACTTCTGTTGATCGCTGTTTTTTTAGGGCTAACAGGAAAAAAAGTTCCGGACGAATTACTCGTAGTTGCGGTGCTCTCGGCTTTAGTGACTGCTGTTTCCGGGTTTTTCCTAGGAAAGGAAACCCTGGTAAAAGGAGATTTGCTCTTTTGGCACCAATGGCTGGGTGGAGGTGTGGCCTTAGTAGCTTCCCTTTGGTATGTTCTGGCGAATAGAGGATTGAGCGGTACGATGTATACGAAGGTGCTTCAAGTTGTCATGGTCGGTTTGGTGGCGGTTACGGGGCACTATGGCGGAATGGTCACCCATGGGGAGGAATTTTTAGCACTTCCCACAAACAAAAAAGAAAAAGAGATTCCAGAAAATCCTGTGATTTATGCGGATGTAGTAACCACAATTTTAGAGGATAAATGTGTGTCATGCCACAATCCCAATAAAAAGAAGGGCGAACTACTCATGACCAATTTAGAAGAGTTGCTAAAAGGAGGGGAGAGCGGTCAGACGCTTATTCCTGGGGACCCCATAAAAAGTCAGCTAATCAGTAGATTGCACCTTCCGGCGGAAGACGAAGAACATATGCCACCGGAAGGCAAAGCACCGTTGACCCAAAGTGAAATAGAGATTTTGGAAAGATGGGTGGCTTTGGGCGCTTCGGATACCCTTAGATTTGACCAATTACCGGAAAGTGAACCTTTGGTAGCACTCATAAAAGGTTTGAAAGAAGGGGATGCCGAATCAAAATGGGCCAGTCTTCCCGTTGTGGCGGATAGTACAATAAAGAATTTATCGAACGATTATCTCACCATAGAGCGAATGGCAGCGAATTCCAACGCTTTAAGTATTGATGTGTTTTCGCCGCCCGAGTATACTGCGGCACCTATTATTGCCATGGAGCGTATTGCGGCTAACATTGTGGAACTCGATTTAAGTGGGTTGCCCATTGGTTCAGCGGAAATGGATTTCGTAGCCAGATGTCAAAATCTGGAATGGCTCGAAGTGGATAAAACTCCTGTTACCGATGCAGAGGTGGAAAAACTAACGGCATTAAAAAACCTTCGGCTTTTAAAAATTTATGAAACCCCGGTAACGGACAAAAGCATATCTGTTTTTAAGCAATTGGGAAGTTTAAAAAGTCTGTATGTATGGAAAACGGAACTGTCTAACGAAGCCCTCGAGAGCTTAAAGAGCGAAAATTCAGGCCTCGCCATTAATTACGGAATCAATCCTGAAATTGAGACCTTTTTTGTGGCCAGTGATTCTGTTGCAATAGCCAAGTAA
- a CDS encoding (2Fe-2S)-binding protein, with product MKISMQVNGQSHVVELTDEYTPLLWVIRDMLGLKGTKFGCGKAACGACTLHVDGEAVRSCSYPVKFAEGKEITTIEGLGDATNPHPVQQAWIEEIVPQCGYCQPGFMMATAALLDKIPNPTNQDIDDNIINVCRCGTYYRMRKAIHLAAEKQSTLKTDSEPTNS from the coding sequence ATGAAAATTTCAATGCAGGTCAATGGGCAGTCGCATGTTGTTGAACTTACGGATGAGTATACCCCTTTGCTGTGGGTTATCCGAGATATGCTGGGATTGAAAGGCACCAAGTTTGGCTGTGGAAAAGCGGCCTGTGGAGCATGTACGCTCCATGTAGATGGCGAAGCGGTTCGGTCCTGTTCCTATCCCGTAAAATTTGCGGAGGGAAAAGAAATCACGACTATTGAAGGATTGGGAGATGCCACAAATCCGCATCCCGTACAACAGGCCTGGATAGAGGAAATTGTGCCACAATGCGGCTATTGCCAGCCGGGTTTTATGATGGCTACGGCCGCATTATTGGATAAAATTCCAAATCCAACAAACCAAGATATAGATGATAATATCATAAACGTTTGTAGATGCGGAACGTATTATAGAATGCGTAAAGCCATTCACCTTGCTGCCGAAAAGCAGAGTACTTTAAAAACAGACAGCGAACCTACAAATTCTTAG